A stretch of the Sphingosinithalassobacter tenebrarum genome encodes the following:
- a CDS encoding restriction endonuclease gives MTVAIPAHEELMLPTMRVLDAHGGSASNEEIQEALIEMLGLTPEQMDVTYPTSGVQVVPDRMSWARSYLKYPGFVDNPRRAVWVLTEEGRAALDWDEAAIRKAVARGYAERQKARAASEAMPDGDPEADDGAADWNDTLLATLRGMDPAGFERLAQRLLRESGFVRVEVSGRSGDGGIDGSGVLRMNLISFQVLFQCKRYTGSVGSSTVRDFRGAMQGRADKGLIITTGTFTADARREATRDGAPAIDLIDGEALCELLKERRLGVRVREVVREEVDVLPEFFAEI, from the coding sequence ATGACGGTTGCCATTCCCGCCCACGAAGAACTGATGCTCCCGACGATGCGTGTCCTCGACGCGCATGGCGGATCGGCGAGCAATGAGGAGATTCAGGAGGCGCTGATCGAGATGCTGGGGCTGACGCCCGAGCAGATGGACGTCACCTATCCGACTTCGGGCGTGCAAGTGGTGCCCGATCGTATGTCCTGGGCGCGCAGCTATCTGAAATATCCGGGCTTTGTGGATAACCCGAGGCGCGCCGTCTGGGTGTTGACCGAGGAAGGGCGCGCGGCGCTCGACTGGGACGAGGCGGCGATCCGCAAGGCAGTGGCAAGGGGCTATGCCGAGCGGCAGAAGGCGAGGGCGGCCTCAGAGGCGATGCCAGACGGCGACCCGGAGGCCGATGATGGCGCGGCGGACTGGAACGACACGCTCCTCGCCACACTGCGCGGGATGGACCCGGCGGGGTTCGAGCGGCTGGCGCAGCGGCTGTTGCGCGAAAGCGGGTTCGTGCGTGTCGAAGTCAGCGGCCGGTCGGGCGATGGCGGGATCGACGGGTCGGGCGTGCTGCGGATGAACCTGATCAGCTTTCAGGTGCTGTTCCAGTGCAAGCGCTATACCGGGTCGGTGGGCTCTTCCACGGTGCGCGATTTTCGCGGGGCGATGCAGGGGCGCGCCGACAAGGGGCTGATCATCACCACCGGCACCTTTACCGCCGATGCGCGCAGGGAAGCGACGCGCGACGGGGCGCCCGCGATCGACCTGATCGATGGCGAGGCGCTGTGCGAGCTGCTCAAGGAGCGGCGGCTGGGGGTGCGGGTGCGCGAAGTGGTGCGCGAGGAAGTCGATGTGCTGCCCGAATTCTTCGCCGAGATCTGA